Proteins encoded together in one Flavobacterium keumense window:
- a CDS encoding LysR substrate-binding domain-containing protein — MTITQLKYVLAVAEHKNFTLAADKCFVTQPTLSMQIQKIEEELNVQIFDRTKKPIQLTDIGQKIVSQAKNIVNEADRIQDIVEQQKGFVGGEFRLGIIPTIMPTLLPMFLNNFIKKYPKVKLIIEELNTEEIITKLNNGHLDAAIAATPLEEEKIKEIVLYFEPFVAYIPEGHHHFEKQEIEVSDLNLDEILLLQDGHCFRDGILNLCKNNNRNEINHFQIESGSFETLIKLADEGLGTTLLPYLHTLDLKEADKTKLRHFKEPKPAREVSLIFPKSELKIHIIDALRSTIAGVIKGAIVFQNVEIISPIQKK, encoded by the coding sequence ATGACAATCACTCAACTTAAATACGTTTTAGCCGTTGCTGAACATAAAAACTTTACATTAGCCGCAGATAAATGTTTTGTCACACAGCCTACCTTGAGTATGCAAATTCAAAAAATTGAAGAAGAATTAAATGTTCAGATATTTGACCGTACAAAAAAGCCTATTCAACTGACTGACATTGGTCAAAAAATAGTAAGCCAAGCTAAAAATATCGTTAATGAAGCAGACAGAATTCAAGATATTGTAGAACAACAAAAAGGATTTGTGGGTGGCGAATTTCGACTAGGTATCATCCCAACGATTATGCCTACTTTGCTCCCCATGTTTTTAAATAATTTTATAAAAAAATACCCAAAAGTAAAACTTATCATTGAAGAGCTAAATACAGAGGAGATTATTACAAAATTAAATAATGGTCATTTAGATGCTGCAATTGCCGCTACTCCGTTAGAAGAAGAAAAAATTAAAGAAATTGTATTGTATTTTGAACCTTTTGTAGCCTATATCCCTGAAGGACATCACCATTTTGAAAAACAAGAAATAGAAGTGAGTGATTTAAATTTGGATGAAATCCTGTTATTACAAGACGGACACTGTTTTAGAGATGGAATTTTAAATTTATGCAAAAATAATAACCGTAACGAAATCAATCATTTTCAAATTGAAAGCGGCAGTTTTGAAACGTTAATCAAATTAGCCGATGAAGGTTTAGGTACTACACTACTTCCTTATTTACACACATTGGATTTAAAAGAAGCTGACAAAACCAAACTACGTCATTTCAAAGAACCAAAGCCGGCGCGCGAAGTGAGTTTAATTTTTCCTAAAAGCGAATTGAAAATTCATATCATTGATGCTTTACGAAGTACAATTGCTGGAGTCATAAAAGGCGCTATTGTTTTTCAAAATGTTGAAATTATAAGCCCTATCCAAAAAAAATAA
- the mnmD gene encoding tRNA (5-methylaminomethyl-2-thiouridine)(34)-methyltransferase MnmD, which yields MEREIIQTLDGSTTIHLKEWDECYHSKHGAIQEAQHVFIQNGLSLFPNQSVSILEIGFGTGLNAFITFLESQKLNQSINYVGVEAYPVNASEVLAMNYVAKLNAIAQKEVFEQMHESKWNEKVILNTDFELTKRKQFFDEIADSEQFDLIYFDAFGYRVQPELWSTTIFQKMYTALRPGGKLVTYAARGVVKRSMIEVGFTVEKLPGPPGKREMFRASKAELTF from the coding sequence TTGGAAAGAGAAATTATTCAAACTCTTGATGGTTCAACGACAATTCATCTCAAAGAATGGGATGAGTGTTATCATTCAAAACACGGGGCAATTCAAGAAGCCCAACATGTTTTTATTCAGAATGGACTTTCGCTATTTCCCAATCAATCTGTTTCCATTTTAGAAATCGGGTTTGGAACAGGTTTGAACGCTTTTATTACTTTTTTAGAATCTCAAAAATTAAATCAATCGATTAATTATGTCGGAGTTGAAGCGTATCCTGTAAACGCTTCCGAAGTTCTTGCGATGAATTATGTAGCTAAATTGAACGCCATAGCACAAAAGGAGGTGTTTGAACAAATGCATGAAAGTAAATGGAACGAGAAAGTGATATTAAATACTGATTTTGAATTAACTAAACGCAAGCAGTTTTTTGATGAAATTGCAGATTCGGAACAATTTGATTTGATTTATTTTGATGCTTTTGGCTACAGAGTACAGCCTGAATTATGGAGTACTACCATTTTTCAAAAAATGTATACCGCACTTCGACCTGGAGGTAAATTAGTGACTTATGCTGCGCGTGGTGTGGTAAAAAGAAGTATGATAGAAGTAGGATTTACAGTTGAGAAATTGCCTGGTCCACCAGGTAAAAGAGAAATGTTTAGGGCAAGTAAAGCAGAATTAACGTTTTAA
- a CDS encoding branched-chain amino acid aminotransferase — protein MSTTQNKKIEIIKSATSKINEVDFENLSFGAVFTDHLFECDFKNGEWQTPTIKPYAPFLVDPSTRVFHYGQAIFEGMKAYKDDQDAIWLFRPDENYNRFNKSAVRMAMPEVPEDIFMNGLKELLKIDQAWVKKGNGNSMYIRPFMIGTGTGVIANPSDNYKFMIILSPVKSYYAGEVKVIVAEHYSRAANGGIGAAKAAGNYAGQFYPTNLANKEGFQQVIWTDDATHTKLEEAGTMNVFFRINDTLFTAPTSERILDGVTRKSLIELAKKEKINVEVRSVLVDELVEAANNGSLKEIFGAGTAAVISPIVGFSYKDHYYELPKLENSMAADLKLKLTNIQNKLAEDTFGWTVKV, from the coding sequence ATGAGTACAACTCAAAACAAAAAAATTGAAATTATAAAATCAGCTACTTCTAAAATTAATGAAGTAGATTTTGAAAACTTAAGTTTTGGAGCTGTTTTTACAGACCATTTATTTGAGTGTGATTTTAAAAATGGAGAATGGCAAACACCAACAATTAAGCCTTACGCTCCTTTTTTAGTAGATCCATCAACACGAGTATTCCACTATGGACAAGCTATTTTTGAAGGAATGAAAGCCTACAAAGATGATCAAGATGCTATTTGGTTATTCAGACCTGATGAAAACTATAACCGTTTCAATAAATCAGCTGTCAGAATGGCTATGCCTGAAGTTCCAGAAGATATCTTCATGAATGGATTGAAAGAATTACTTAAAATTGACCAAGCTTGGGTTAAAAAAGGAAACGGAAACTCAATGTACATTAGACCTTTCATGATTGGAACTGGTACAGGAGTAATTGCCAATCCTTCTGATAACTATAAATTCATGATTATTTTATCTCCTGTTAAGTCATACTATGCAGGCGAAGTAAAAGTTATTGTTGCTGAACATTATAGTAGAGCGGCAAATGGCGGAATTGGAGCTGCAAAAGCGGCTGGAAATTATGCAGGTCAATTCTATCCTACTAATTTAGCAAACAAAGAAGGTTTCCAACAAGTAATTTGGACTGACGATGCAACCCATACTAAATTAGAAGAAGCGGGTACTATGAATGTGTTTTTTAGAATTAATGACACCTTATTTACAGCGCCAACTAGCGAAAGGATTCTTGATGGAGTTACTAGAAAATCACTTATTGAATTAGCAAAAAAAGAGAAAATAAACGTAGAAGTTCGTTCGGTCTTAGTTGATGAATTAGTAGAAGCTGCAAACAATGGAAGCCTGAAAGAAATTTTTGGTGCAGGAACTGCTGCTGTTATTAGTCCAATTGTTGGGTTTTCATATAAAGACCATTATTACGAATTACCAAAATTAGAAAATTCTATGGCTGCTGATTTAAAATTGAAATTGACTAATATTCAAAATAAATTAGCCGAAGATACTTTTGGTTGGACTGTAAAAGTATAA
- a CDS encoding nucleoside triphosphate pyrophosphohydrolase family protein gives MQKQIKAVKEFHTAFQIGHSETPIADLGETKKHLRYNLMKEENEEYLEAVLNNDLVEIADALGDMLYILCGTIIEHGLQHKIEEVFDEIQRSNMSKLGEDGKPIYREDGKVMKGPNYFKPDFSKILGK, from the coding sequence ATGCAAAAACAAATTAAGGCGGTAAAGGAATTTCATACCGCATTTCAAATAGGACATAGTGAGACTCCAATTGCCGATTTAGGGGAAACAAAAAAGCATCTTCGTTATAATTTAATGAAAGAAGAAAATGAGGAATATTTAGAGGCGGTTTTAAATAATGATTTAGTTGAAATAGCAGATGCTTTAGGCGATATGTTGTATATTCTTTGCGGTACAATTATAGAGCATGGTTTGCAACATAAAATTGAAGAAGTGTTTGATGAAATTCAGCGTTCCAATATGAGCAAACTTGGAGAAGATGGCAAACCAATTTATCGCGAAGACGGGAAAGTTATGAAAGGTCCCAATTATTTTAAACCTGATTTTTCAAAAATTTTAGGAAAATAA
- a CDS encoding transcriptional regulator, producing MKILKYISLLLLLSFVSFSVFIATQKGVFNIQKSKVIPISKNNLYSYVNDYQNWGDFMMIGDKIKIHYSKNNVGKGAKCTWESNQGNGTIQTLSTKENNSIYQKMNIDGTEYELTWTLKDTLGGTKITIKSKGEMSFSYKIYTALHGGASKIIGNIFENSLAKLHKQLVYEINTYKIKVNGLVQKKGTPYLKQSFTSKISSIVKNTHIVFPKMIAFCKANAIELNGKPFIIYHTYDEKNGLAQISLCIPIKEAIITSDGSDILADELEPFLAIKTSLYGDYSHTKEAVKKSISYINRNVIPPDSRFKHLEVFTINKSDSNQPSKWKTEIYFPVKHKNSNSKTTPKVEESVNAKSENNALGI from the coding sequence ATGAAAATCTTAAAATACATCTCCTTATTACTATTACTTAGTTTTGTCTCTTTCTCTGTTTTTATTGCAACCCAAAAAGGGGTGTTTAACATCCAAAAAAGTAAAGTAATTCCAATTTCAAAAAACAATCTATACAGCTATGTAAATGATTATCAAAATTGGGGGGATTTTATGATGATTGGGGACAAAATTAAAATTCATTACTCTAAAAATAACGTCGGAAAAGGCGCGAAATGTACATGGGAAAGTAATCAAGGAAATGGTACTATCCAAACTTTATCAACCAAAGAAAATAACAGTATCTATCAAAAAATGAACATAGACGGTACTGAGTATGAGCTTACTTGGACCTTAAAAGATACACTTGGCGGAACAAAAATTACGATAAAGTCAAAAGGGGAAATGAGTTTTTCTTATAAAATTTACACCGCACTTCATGGTGGTGCTTCTAAAATAATCGGAAATATCTTTGAAAATAGCTTAGCTAAGCTACACAAACAATTAGTATATGAAATTAATACTTATAAGATTAAAGTAAATGGATTAGTTCAAAAAAAAGGAACCCCATATTTAAAACAAAGTTTTACAAGTAAAATTAGTTCCATTGTAAAAAATACCCACATCGTTTTCCCAAAAATGATTGCATTTTGTAAAGCGAATGCTATTGAACTCAACGGAAAACCATTTATAATTTATCATACTTATGATGAAAAAAATGGATTAGCACAAATATCGCTTTGCATACCAATCAAAGAAGCAATTATAACAAGCGATGGAAGCGATATTTTAGCCGATGAACTAGAACCGTTTTTAGCAATAAAAACGTCCCTTTACGGTGATTACTCACATACTAAAGAAGCTGTAAAAAAATCTATTAGTTACATCAACAGAAACGTGATACCTCCAGATTCAAGATTCAAGCATTTAGAGGTATTTACCATAAATAAATCAGATAGTAACCAACCTTCAAAATGGAAAACAGAAATCTATTTTCCTGTAAAACATAAAAACTCAAACTCAAAAACCACACCCAAAGTAGAGGAAAGTGTGAATGCAAAATCAGAAAATAATGCATTAGGAATTTAA
- a CDS encoding RNA polymerase sigma factor: protein MQEEQEFIQKLLDPKTQHEAFQKLLLDYQKPLYHQIRNIVLNHDDTDDVLQNTFIKVFQNLKNFKGDSKLFSWMYRIATNEALTFINQKAQKQKISTIELQNKTIHNLNADVYFDGDEIEIKLQKAIAILPQKQQLVFKMRYFEELKYEEIAEILNTSIGALKASYHHATKKIEAYINSN, encoded by the coding sequence TTGCAAGAAGAACAAGAATTTATTCAAAAATTGTTAGATCCTAAAACGCAACATGAAGCGTTTCAGAAACTCTTACTGGATTATCAAAAACCATTATATCATCAAATACGAAATATTGTGTTGAATCATGATGATACTGATGATGTTTTACAAAACACATTTATTAAAGTATTTCAAAATCTAAAAAACTTTAAAGGAGACAGTAAACTGTTTTCTTGGATGTACCGAATAGCAACAAATGAAGCATTAACTTTTATTAATCAAAAAGCACAAAAACAGAAAATTTCAACCATAGAATTACAAAACAAAACTATCCATAATTTAAACGCTGATGTTTATTTTGATGGAGATGAAATCGAAATAAAATTACAAAAAGCTATAGCAATTTTACCTCAAAAACAACAATTAGTATTTAAGATGAGATATTTCGAAGAATTAAAATACGAAGAAATTGCCGAAATTCTAAACACTTCAATAGGTGCTTTAAAAGCTTCTTACCATCACGCTACAAAAAAAATAGAAGCTTATATAAACTCAAATTAA
- a CDS encoding sensor of ECF-type sigma factor has translation MKEKREQIKTLKVAFITTELDLTSAEAEKFWPIYNAFEEKEFELKHLKMRSFIKRFREGKDKMTEKEANSLLSQIENNEEDIFVLRKKFFLNLKGVLPALKIIRLKKSEEDFNRKLLLQYRNKGPRKE, from the coding sequence ATGAAAGAGAAAAGAGAACAGATCAAAACTTTGAAAGTGGCTTTTATAACCACCGAATTAGACTTAACAAGTGCCGAAGCTGAAAAATTTTGGCCTATTTACAATGCATTTGAAGAAAAAGAATTTGAATTAAAACATCTAAAAATGCGTTCTTTCATTAAAAGATTTAGAGAAGGAAAAGATAAAATGACCGAAAAAGAAGCCAATTCATTGTTAAGCCAAATTGAAAATAATGAGGAAGATATTTTTGTTCTTCGCAAAAAATTCTTTTTAAATTTAAAAGGAGTTTTACCTGCTTTAAAAATTATTAGACTAAAAAAATCAGAAGAAGATTTTAATAGAAAATTACTTCTTCAATACCGAAACAAAGGACCACGAAAAGAGTAA
- a CDS encoding sialidase family protein — MKKIFFVFSVAFLFYSCGLRKLFQNNHFTSVVIDTLLQDKISIRALVLDQEKIWYAGDKSRFGCIDLNSNQKKEIQISTEKNSEFRSIAQTKKYLFVLSVANPALLYRISKEDLSYELVYQENHEKVFYDSMQFWNDLQGIAIGDPIEGCFSIITTRDGGTTWQKRLSNQSPQLAEGEAAFAASNTNIVIKENNTWLVSGGKKARVFFSDDKGESWSINETPMVQGKQMTGIFTADFYDSKTGFISGGNYEVLSQNFDNKAVTHDGGKTWQLVAQNQGFGYASCVQYVPESNGKEIVSLGASGLYYSNDGGNNWKQFSTDGSLYTIRFLNTSTAIAAGKNKLIRIRFKK; from the coding sequence ATGAAAAAAATATTTTTTGTTTTTAGTGTTGCTTTTCTTTTTTATTCATGTGGTTTAAGAAAGCTATTTCAAAATAATCATTTTACTTCAGTAGTAATTGATACTTTATTACAAGATAAAATTAGCATTCGTGCTTTAGTTTTGGATCAAGAAAAAATCTGGTATGCGGGTGATAAATCTAGATTTGGATGTATCGATTTGAATTCAAATCAAAAGAAAGAAATCCAAATTTCCACAGAAAAAAACAGTGAATTTAGGAGTATCGCCCAAACTAAAAAATATCTATTTGTTCTAAGTGTAGCTAATCCAGCTTTATTATACCGAATTTCAAAGGAAGATTTGAGCTATGAATTGGTATACCAAGAAAATCACGAAAAAGTATTTTATGATAGTATGCAATTTTGGAATGATTTACAAGGGATAGCCATTGGAGACCCAATAGAAGGATGCTTTTCTATAATAACAACTCGTGATGGTGGTACTACTTGGCAAAAAAGACTTTCGAATCAATCACCTCAATTAGCAGAAGGAGAGGCTGCTTTTGCGGCTAGCAATACTAATATTGTTATCAAAGAGAATAATACTTGGCTTGTGTCTGGCGGAAAAAAGGCACGGGTATTTTTCTCTGATGATAAGGGAGAAAGTTGGTCTATAAATGAAACACCAATGGTGCAAGGAAAACAGATGACCGGAATTTTTACAGCTGATTTTTATGATTCAAAAACAGGATTTATCTCAGGAGGAAATTATGAGGTTTTGTCTCAGAATTTTGATAATAAAGCAGTTACTCATGATGGAGGGAAAACATGGCAATTGGTTGCTCAAAACCAAGGCTTTGGGTACGCTTCTTGTGTGCAATATGTTCCGGAAAGTAATGGTAAAGAAATAGTTAGTTTGGGTGCTTCAGGTTTATATTATTCTAATGATGGGGGGAATAATTGGAAACAATTTAGCACAGATGGGAGCTTGTATACTATTCGTTTTTTGAACACTTCAACTGCAATTGCTGCAGGTAAAAATAAATTGATTCGGATTCGATTTAAAAAGTAA
- a CDS encoding KUP/HAK/KT family potassium transporter, protein MSVAHKDLHSKLTLGGLLVSLGIIYGDIGTSPLYVMKAILGDHTINADIVLGGISCVFWTLTLQTTIKYVLITLSADNHGEGGIFALYALVKKTKIRWLIVPAIIGGSALLADGIITPPISVSSAVEGVRTFYPEINTIPIVIGILFILFTIQQFGTKLVGKFFAPMMLIWFSMLAILGGIQIFHHIEVLQALNPYYAYRLLSVHPDGFFVLGFVFLCTTGAEALYSDMGHCGRKNIRISWIFVKTALVLNYFGQGAYLIHHEGQTLSSLGGKNGNPFYLIMADWFQPIGIVVATLAAVIASQALISGSFTLINEAMRLNFWPKVKIKYPTELKGQLYIPSINWLLLLGCVAIVLHFEESSNMEHAYGLAIILCMIMTTLLLNYYLIMKRVKWYLFVPIIGIYLMIEFSFLAANVTKFAEGGYVTLFIAIFLIFIMTIWYLAKKINKAYTKIVRIEDYKKVLSELSADLSIPKYATHLVYMTNAGRVDEIEEKVMYSILQKRPKRADIYWFVHVNILTEPYKTEYKVTEILKDDLYRIDFNLGFREPTKINLMFREVLKDMVKKGEVDITSRYESLNKNNILGDFKFVLSEKFLSNDSDLLWHEKLVMNSYFFIKKLSLSEERAFGLDSSSVKIEKFPMVLHAPENIGLTRVK, encoded by the coding sequence ATGAGCGTAGCGCACAAAGACCTTCATAGTAAATTAACACTAGGTGGTCTATTAGTTTCTTTAGGAATTATTTATGGTGACATTGGAACTTCTCCTTTGTATGTAATGAAAGCAATCCTTGGTGACCATACAATAAATGCCGATATTGTTTTAGGAGGAATATCATGTGTTTTTTGGACACTTACTCTACAAACCACTATCAAATACGTACTCATCACGTTAAGTGCTGATAATCATGGCGAAGGTGGAATTTTTGCCCTTTACGCTTTAGTAAAAAAAACAAAAATACGGTGGCTGATTGTACCCGCCATTATTGGAGGAAGTGCTTTATTAGCCGACGGAATCATTACTCCTCCTATCTCTGTATCCTCTGCTGTTGAAGGAGTTAGAACCTTTTATCCCGAAATTAATACGATACCCATCGTTATTGGAATTTTATTCATCTTATTTACCATACAACAATTTGGAACTAAACTAGTTGGTAAATTCTTTGCTCCAATGATGTTAATTTGGTTTAGTATGTTAGCCATATTAGGAGGTATCCAAATATTTCACCATATTGAAGTACTTCAAGCTTTAAACCCATATTATGCTTATCGTTTACTTTCTGTTCATCCTGATGGCTTCTTTGTTCTTGGTTTTGTATTCTTATGTACTACAGGGGCCGAAGCATTGTACTCCGATATGGGGCATTGCGGACGAAAAAATATTCGCATCAGTTGGATTTTTGTAAAAACAGCTTTAGTCTTAAATTACTTTGGACAGGGTGCTTATTTAATTCACCATGAAGGTCAAACGTTATCTAGTCTTGGTGGAAAAAACGGAAACCCATTCTATTTAATTATGGCCGATTGGTTTCAACCAATCGGAATTGTTGTCGCAACTTTAGCCGCTGTAATTGCATCCCAAGCCTTAATTAGTGGTTCTTTTACTTTAATTAATGAAGCAATGCGTTTGAATTTTTGGCCAAAAGTAAAAATCAAATATCCTACAGAACTAAAAGGTCAATTGTATATTCCGTCTATTAACTGGTTATTACTTCTAGGTTGTGTTGCTATTGTATTACATTTCGAAGAATCAAGCAATATGGAGCATGCTTATGGTTTAGCTATTATACTTTGCATGATTATGACCACTCTTTTATTGAACTATTACCTCATAATGAAAAGAGTAAAATGGTACTTGTTTGTACCAATAATCGGGATTTATCTAATGATTGAATTTAGCTTTTTAGCTGCCAATGTAACTAAATTTGCAGAGGGTGGTTATGTAACACTTTTCATTGCGATCTTTTTAATTTTTATAATGACGATATGGTATTTAGCCAAAAAAATTAACAAAGCATACACTAAAATTGTTCGGATTGAAGACTATAAAAAAGTACTTAGTGAATTAAGTGCCGATTTGTCTATTCCGAAATATGCAACCCATTTAGTCTATATGACCAATGCGGGAAGAGTAGACGAAATAGAAGAAAAGGTAATGTATTCTATTCTTCAAAAAAGACCTAAAAGAGCCGATATTTATTGGTTTGTTCACGTAAACATCTTAACAGAACCTTATAAAACAGAATACAAAGTAACCGAAATCTTAAAAGACGATTTGTATCGCATAGATTTCAATTTAGGATTTAGAGAGCCCACTAAAATCAACTTGATGTTCCGCGAAGTATTGAAAGATATGGTAAAAAAAGGTGAGGTTGATATTACAAGTCGTTATGAATCCTTAAACAAAAACAACATTCTTGGAGATTTCAAATTTGTTTTATCTGAAAAATTCTTGTCTAACGATAGCGATTTATTGTGGCATGAAAAATTAGTTATGAATTCGTATTTTTTCATTAAAAAACTAAGTTTGTCTGAAGAAAGAGCCTTTGGATTGGATAGTAGTTCTGTGAAGATTGAAAAATTTCCAATGGTACTACATGCTCCAGAAAACATAGGATTAACAAGGGTAAAATAA
- a CDS encoding RsmB/NOP family class I SAM-dependent RNA methyltransferase produces the protein MRLHRNLVYTTIDALNAIFNEGEYADKVVARSLKKDKRWGSSDRKFVAETIYEIVRWKRLYSEIAEVKEPFDRENLWRIFAVWAVLRGYPIPDWRQLDGTPERKIKGRFDELSKIRTFKESIPDWMDELGVKELGEKVWSKEIAAQNQPAKVILRVNTLKTTKEKLKAILMDLNIETEYLKDQPDALVLKERANVFLTDAFKKGLFEVQDANSQLVAAFLDVKPGMRVVDTCAGAGGKTLHIASLMENKGQLIAMDLYESKLKQLKLRAKRNSAFNIEYRIIDSTKVIKKLHEKADRVLIDAPCSGLGVLKRNPDAKWKLQPEFIDNIRKVQAEVLENYSKIVKPGGKLVYATCSILPSENQEQVQRFLTTEIGKQFQFIEDRKILASESGFDGFYMALLERKKV, from the coding sequence ATGAGATTACACCGAAATTTAGTTTATACAACCATTGACGCTTTAAACGCTATTTTCAACGAAGGAGAATATGCAGACAAGGTAGTAGCACGTTCCTTAAAAAAAGACAAACGTTGGGGAAGTTCTGATAGAAAATTTGTTGCCGAAACCATCTATGAAATAGTACGTTGGAAACGATTATACTCTGAAATTGCCGAAGTTAAAGAACCTTTTGATAGAGAAAACTTATGGAGAATCTTTGCCGTTTGGGCAGTTTTGAGAGGGTATCCAATTCCAGATTGGCGTCAATTAGACGGGACTCCAGAAAGAAAAATCAAAGGTCGTTTTGACGAATTGTCTAAAATAAGAACCTTCAAAGAATCTATTCCTGATTGGATGGACGAATTAGGAGTAAAAGAGTTAGGTGAGAAAGTTTGGTCAAAAGAAATTGCAGCTCAAAACCAACCTGCTAAAGTAATTCTTCGTGTCAATACGCTAAAAACAACTAAAGAAAAACTCAAAGCCATCTTGATGGATTTGAATATCGAAACCGAATATTTGAAAGACCAGCCTGATGCTTTGGTTTTAAAAGAAAGAGCTAATGTTTTTTTAACTGATGCTTTTAAAAAAGGTTTATTTGAAGTACAAGATGCTAATTCACAATTAGTCGCTGCTTTCTTGGATGTAAAACCTGGAATGCGGGTGGTAGATACTTGTGCTGGTGCAGGAGGTAAAACCTTGCATATTGCTTCTTTAATGGAAAACAAAGGACAATTGATTGCGATGGATCTATATGAAAGTAAATTAAAGCAATTGAAATTGAGAGCTAAAAGAAATAGTGCTTTCAACATTGAATACCGCATTATTGACTCGACTAAAGTGATTAAAAAATTGCATGAGAAAGCCGATCGAGTTTTGATTGACGCACCTTGTAGCGGTTTAGGAGTTCTAAAAAGAAATCCTGACGCTAAATGGAAATTACAACCTGAATTTATTGACAATATCCGTAAAGTTCAAGCCGAAGTATTAGAAAACTATTCTAAAATTGTAAAACCAGGCGGTAAATTAGTATATGCTACTTGCTCTATTTTGCCTTCGGAAAACCAAGAACAAGTACAACGTTTCCTAACCACCGAAATTGGAAAACAATTTCAGTTTATTGAAGACCGAAAAATATTGGCTTCAGAATCAGGTTTTGATGGTTTTTATATGGCTTTATTGGAACGTAAAAAGGTATAA